A window from Mycolicibacterium tokaiense encodes these proteins:
- a CDS encoding oxygenase MpaB family protein, with product MTQDTSGASSPASSAPAAGCPVSAAGYDAPPQPLGPDSLTWQYFGDWRGMLQGPWAGSMQNMHPQLGAAVEQHSIFFTERWPRLLRSLYPIGGVVFDGDRAPATGAEVRDYHIGIKGTDAQGRRYSALNPDVFYWAHSTFFVGTLIVAERLCWRGITDAQRRQLFEEHKQWYRMYGMSMRPVPQTWEDFQAYWEHMTTEVLENNWAAREVLNLDDLPKPPFAAWMPNWVWAVARRFFVKPFFVWFTTGLYDPAVRTLMGYSWSARDEWVHRRLGKLIGLVFEVVPKRYRMHPRARSAWDRVTGRLPADAPLVHTPARNLPPVGHRDNGMHYSPDV from the coding sequence GTGACTCAAGATACTTCCGGGGCGTCATCACCTGCCAGTAGCGCACCGGCCGCGGGCTGTCCGGTCTCCGCCGCGGGATACGACGCACCACCGCAGCCGCTGGGACCCGACAGCCTCACCTGGCAGTACTTCGGAGACTGGCGGGGGATGCTGCAGGGGCCCTGGGCAGGCTCGATGCAGAACATGCACCCGCAGCTGGGCGCAGCCGTGGAGCAGCATTCGATCTTCTTCACCGAACGGTGGCCACGGCTGCTGCGCTCGCTGTATCCCATCGGGGGTGTGGTGTTCGACGGCGACCGTGCCCCGGCCACCGGCGCCGAGGTCCGCGACTATCACATCGGCATCAAGGGCACCGACGCCCAGGGCCGGCGGTACTCGGCGCTGAACCCCGACGTCTTCTACTGGGCGCACTCCACCTTCTTCGTGGGTACCCTGATCGTCGCCGAGCGATTGTGCTGGCGCGGCATCACCGACGCGCAGCGGCGGCAGCTCTTCGAGGAACACAAGCAGTGGTACCGGATGTACGGCATGAGCATGCGCCCGGTGCCGCAGACCTGGGAGGACTTCCAGGCCTACTGGGAGCACATGACCACCGAAGTGCTGGAGAACAACTGGGCCGCCCGTGAGGTGCTGAACCTCGACGACCTGCCCAAGCCGCCGTTCGCCGCGTGGATGCCGAACTGGGTGTGGGCCGTGGCGCGCCGGTTCTTCGTCAAGCCCTTCTTCGTCTGGTTCACCACCGGCCTCTACGACCCGGCCGTGCGCACGCTGATGGGCTACAGCTGGTCGGCCCGTGACGAATGGGTGCACCGCCGCCTCGGCAAGCTGATCGGCCTGGTGTTCGAGGTGGTGCCCAAGCGGTATCGCATGCACCCCCGGGCCCGCTCGGCCTGGGACCGCGTGACCGGCCGGCTGCCCGCCGACGCCCCGTTGGTGCACACGCCCGCACGCAACCTGCCGCCGGTCGGACACCGCGACAACGGCATGCATTACAGCCCCGACGTCTGA
- a CDS encoding DNA-binding protein, with product MEVNTPTQKYYDRAGVVAFAHELGLTHITEHSVNSAAYHNDRPLKRTKVHGRIYYAQRDIEAWLSGERIED from the coding sequence ATGGAAGTGAACACCCCCACCCAAAAGTACTACGACCGTGCCGGAGTAGTGGCCTTCGCGCACGAGCTCGGCTTGACACACATCACCGAGCACTCGGTGAATTCGGCTGCTTATCACAATGATCGGCCTTTGAAGCGCACCAAGGTTCACGGCCGCATCTACTACGCCCAGAGGGATATCGAGGCGTGGCTGTCCGGCGAACGGATAGAGGACTAA
- a CDS encoding DUF732 domain-containing protein, with product MSSRLTTRIAASVFAAAALGGALATGTGAAGATPQQDEQFANILTQLDIPHENPEQAALLGNHICRLLAENGAGGPNPVPVVRGVVTTLTNGGLQKGQAVQVMRASAAVYCPQFGSVMGR from the coding sequence ATGTCCAGCCGCCTGACCACCCGCATCGCAGCCTCGGTGTTCGCCGCAGCCGCGCTCGGCGGTGCACTGGCGACGGGCACCGGAGCCGCGGGGGCCACCCCGCAGCAGGACGAACAGTTCGCCAACATCCTCACCCAGCTCGACATCCCGCACGAGAACCCCGAGCAGGCGGCCCTGCTGGGCAACCACATCTGCCGACTGCTCGCCGAGAACGGTGCCGGCGGCCCCAACCCGGTGCCGGTGGTCCGCGGCGTGGTGACAACCCTGACCAACGGCGGGCTCCAGAAGGGCCAGGCCGTTCAGGTGATGCGGGCCTCCGCTGCGGTGTACTGCCCGCAGTTCGGCTCCGTCATGGGGCGGTAG
- a CDS encoding tyrosine-type recombinase/integrase has protein sequence MAYIRVRETKARAKGRAVKSYVVCWREPVRDEFGAIVPGKTIQRTDTYDTEKAAKSRLLEVENGLAGTKGIDPSSAKAKANRPLGEYARQYLDTLVGQMEQSTIEGYEKLYRTHIGPVFGSRPVAAITAAEVDSFRAALFAPHPRRSFVTRGTAKAATADTSPPTPGTCLVSRSPKTVKHIVGTLKRILDVAVRDGAIDANPVLPGPRRTTKRRARRPGARTFAHHPLTANQVAAVYDWIATHASNGQGNSVYALAVLFAAHTGVRAAELQGLQVQDVVLSDIPGTVGSIRVTRTMKRGRPEGATESAPLEWIEGTPKSDASTDRVVPLAPWLADELREYLTTVHPFAGKYGHAPLFPGRRSRSNFDWAKPIVADNLYDNYLQPATKALALGSVRFHDLRHTFATMNLSAGEHYMVVSQWLGHSSYVLTLMTYADYITEDEQAAPKVGRGVSDRSGGVANVVQLQHRTGT, from the coding sequence ATGGCGTACATCAGAGTTCGTGAGACGAAGGCCAGAGCCAAAGGCCGTGCAGTCAAAAGCTACGTGGTGTGCTGGCGTGAGCCAGTGCGAGACGAATTCGGTGCCATCGTGCCCGGCAAGACTATCCAGCGGACGGACACCTATGACACCGAAAAAGCGGCGAAGTCGCGACTGCTGGAAGTGGAGAACGGCCTGGCCGGAACCAAGGGCATCGACCCGTCCAGCGCCAAGGCGAAGGCCAATCGGCCGTTGGGGGAGTACGCCCGTCAATACCTGGACACCTTGGTTGGCCAGATGGAGCAGTCGACCATTGAGGGATACGAGAAGCTTTATCGCACTCACATCGGCCCGGTATTCGGCAGTCGCCCCGTTGCGGCCATCACCGCCGCAGAGGTGGACAGCTTCCGCGCAGCTCTGTTCGCTCCACACCCACGCCGCAGCTTCGTCACTCGCGGTACGGCCAAAGCTGCGACGGCCGACACTTCGCCTCCAACTCCCGGCACCTGCCTCGTGTCCCGCAGTCCAAAGACCGTCAAGCACATTGTCGGAACGCTCAAACGCATTCTCGACGTAGCCGTTCGAGACGGTGCCATCGACGCGAACCCGGTATTGCCTGGACCGCGACGGACCACCAAGCGACGCGCTCGGCGGCCTGGCGCCCGAACTTTCGCGCACCACCCGCTGACCGCCAACCAAGTAGCAGCGGTTTACGACTGGATTGCAACGCACGCGTCCAACGGTCAAGGTAACTCGGTGTACGCACTGGCGGTGCTGTTCGCCGCGCATACCGGTGTTCGCGCAGCCGAGCTGCAGGGCCTTCAGGTCCAAGATGTGGTGCTGTCGGACATTCCAGGAACCGTAGGGTCCATACGCGTCACGCGGACCATGAAGCGCGGAAGGCCCGAAGGGGCCACCGAAAGCGCACCGCTTGAATGGATCGAAGGAACACCGAAATCTGACGCCTCCACTGATCGCGTAGTACCCCTAGCGCCCTGGTTGGCCGACGAACTGCGCGAATACCTGACTACGGTTCACCCGTTCGCCGGCAAGTACGGCCACGCTCCGCTGTTCCCCGGTCGCCGCAGCCGCTCCAATTTCGACTGGGCCAAGCCAATAGTGGCCGACAACCTGTACGACAATTACCTGCAGCCTGCGACCAAGGCTCTTGCCCTTGGGAGCGTTCGCTTTCACGACCTTCGCCACACCTTCGCCACTATGAACCTGAGCGCCGGGGAGCACTACATGGTCGTCAGCCAGTGGCTCGGCCATAGCAGCTACGTGCTAACCCTGATGACCTACGCGGACTACATCACTGAGGACGAACAGGCCGCACCGAAGGTTGGTCGTGGCGTCTCTGATCGCAGCGGCGGGGTCGCCAACGTCGTTCAGCTTCAGCACCGCACGGGAACGTAA
- a CDS encoding recombinase family protein, producing MQPLMFGYTRVSTEEQAETRNGLEAQRQTIDTTAEHRGWTVEHFADEGVSGKAIGPKLAEVLQLLASGQGDGLVVAKLDRLSRSIVNAANIIESAQTQGWSLVILDLGVDLTTAAGRMMAMNLVNFAQYERELISERTKAALAAKKRRGERIGRPRAASPSVVRHIVQARQAGSTYDAIASDLAASNVLSPLGKPTWQPSTVRRIYTSATAEQAMAAASEGTG from the coding sequence ATGCAACCGTTGATGTTTGGGTACACCCGAGTGTCCACCGAGGAACAGGCCGAGACTCGCAACGGGTTAGAAGCGCAGCGCCAGACCATCGACACCACGGCTGAACATCGCGGCTGGACCGTGGAGCACTTCGCTGACGAAGGTGTGTCCGGAAAGGCCATCGGACCGAAGCTGGCGGAAGTGCTGCAACTGTTGGCCTCTGGACAGGGGGACGGCCTGGTGGTTGCCAAGCTGGACAGATTGAGCAGGTCGATTGTCAACGCTGCCAACATTATCGAGTCAGCTCAGACCCAAGGGTGGTCGCTGGTGATCCTGGACCTGGGTGTGGACCTGACCACCGCAGCGGGCCGGATGATGGCCATGAACCTGGTCAACTTCGCGCAGTACGAACGCGAGCTCATCAGCGAGCGTACGAAAGCCGCGCTGGCCGCGAAGAAGCGTAGGGGTGAACGCATCGGACGGCCAAGAGCTGCATCGCCTTCCGTGGTGCGGCACATCGTTCAGGCCCGGCAGGCCGGTTCAACCTACGACGCTATCGCTTCGGACCTCGCGGCATCCAACGTCCTATCGCCACTGGGCAAACCGACCTGGCAGCCGTCCACCGTTCGGCGCATCTACACCAGTGCCACCGCTGAACAGGCGATGGCTGCAGCCTCTGAAGGGACGGGGTAA
- a CDS encoding XamI family restriction endonuclease: MPASFTQPPKWTDAELKSARDRSEAAFTQLRREEGPKTFERMHRSLRPRVEQVFKNSDNVRNLTGDLFIGDPQAWQACRYLCGPPISQEDLWTLVGGSKFRSVPANLADATAEAIRVVIDPVRFPWLEEQRAPTEDERETAILATTVLWAAQQIGTERRGEASSRQESLTAQALSDSGLELEESRTAVQFIDDMPRGSYSRERRLAGAKCDVPARLLDGRLLALECKVSNGPKNGWKRVNREVGGKAETWRAHFGSQALTGVILAGVFDLSCIKAAQTAGVIILWEHDLEPLRSFVASAK, from the coding sequence GTGCCAGCATCGTTCACGCAGCCGCCGAAGTGGACGGATGCGGAGCTTAAGAGCGCCCGTGATAGGTCAGAAGCCGCGTTTACCCAGTTGCGACGCGAAGAAGGACCGAAGACTTTCGAGCGAATGCACCGATCACTTCGACCGCGTGTCGAACAAGTCTTCAAGAACTCGGACAACGTTCGAAACCTCACCGGAGATCTGTTCATCGGCGACCCGCAGGCATGGCAGGCGTGTCGCTATCTTTGCGGTCCACCAATTAGCCAAGAAGATCTCTGGACCCTGGTCGGCGGTTCGAAATTCAGGTCTGTGCCAGCGAACCTAGCTGACGCAACCGCTGAGGCAATTCGAGTTGTGATAGACCCGGTGCGATTTCCATGGCTGGAGGAGCAGCGCGCGCCAACCGAGGATGAACGAGAAACGGCCATCTTGGCCACCACAGTTCTTTGGGCAGCTCAGCAGATCGGCACTGAACGTCGCGGTGAGGCCTCATCACGGCAGGAATCTCTAACAGCGCAAGCGCTAAGCGACTCGGGATTAGAGCTTGAGGAGTCTCGCACTGCGGTCCAGTTCATCGATGACATGCCGCGCGGCAGTTACAGCCGCGAGCGGCGCCTCGCGGGAGCGAAATGCGATGTACCTGCCCGCCTTCTTGATGGACGACTGCTCGCGTTGGAGTGCAAGGTCTCAAATGGCCCAAAGAACGGTTGGAAACGTGTCAACCGAGAGGTGGGAGGCAAAGCTGAAACATGGCGAGCGCACTTTGGCTCACAGGCGCTTACCGGCGTAATCTTGGCCGGAGTATTTGACCTCTCTTGCATCAAAGCCGCCCAGACTGCTGGCGTGATCATTCTCTGGGAGCATGACCTAGAACCTCTGCGTTCCTTCGTTGCGTCCGCGAAGTAG
- a CDS encoding DNA-binding protein yields MDEAARYLNTLGFGSATAETVKYHAYETGKLDRPKVVARKSYWSREALNALVEAL; encoded by the coding sequence GTGGATGAAGCGGCCAGGTACCTCAACACCCTTGGCTTCGGAAGCGCAACCGCCGAAACGGTTAAGTACCACGCCTACGAGACCGGCAAGCTGGATCGCCCGAAGGTTGTTGCTCGCAAGTCTTATTGGAGCCGAGAAGCGCTCAACGCCTTGGTCGAGGCGCTGTGA
- a CDS encoding serine/threonine-protein kinase, with protein sequence MYAPELLGGRYELRGILGRGGMAEVREGWDVQTGQPVAIKLLYPGYNSHPDYLRRFWVEAQSAAALRHPNIVTVYGSGEHHGTPFIVMERLPGRSLADLIAQGPVPPDYVRTMLDEVLKALGTAHAMGILHRDIKPANILFSAGGTAQVADFGLAKGPDTHRTETGQIMGTMAYMSPERLAGRDATAGDDLYAVGVVGYEALTGRRAFPEENLVALAQAITENPPPPVSVLRPDIDPQLSAFVDRAMAREESLRFQDAEIMRAELNNVDGEPITGPIPIVRPAPVMTPVSPMAVPMPMSGPPQRTRRSGRSVLLLAFVVSFLVALIVGAAAFVLGAVTQRSEDGAMALTTSHVVPSIPLP encoded by the coding sequence ATGTATGCCCCCGAGCTGCTCGGCGGCCGCTACGAGCTGAGGGGCATCCTCGGCCGCGGAGGCATGGCCGAGGTGCGGGAAGGCTGGGACGTCCAGACCGGCCAACCGGTGGCGATCAAGCTGCTGTATCCCGGCTACAACTCACACCCGGACTATCTGCGCCGGTTCTGGGTGGAGGCGCAGTCCGCGGCGGCGCTGCGGCACCCCAACATCGTCACCGTCTACGGCAGCGGCGAGCACCACGGCACCCCGTTCATCGTCATGGAGCGGTTGCCCGGCCGCAGCCTGGCGGACCTGATCGCCCAGGGCCCGGTGCCGCCGGACTATGTGCGGACCATGCTCGACGAGGTACTCAAGGCGCTCGGCACCGCCCACGCCATGGGCATCCTGCACCGCGACATCAAGCCTGCCAACATCCTGTTCTCAGCCGGCGGGACGGCCCAGGTGGCCGACTTCGGTCTGGCCAAAGGGCCGGACACGCACCGCACCGAGACCGGTCAGATCATGGGCACCATGGCTTATATGAGTCCCGAGCGCCTGGCCGGGCGCGACGCCACGGCGGGCGACGACCTCTACGCCGTGGGCGTGGTGGGCTACGAGGCACTGACCGGCCGGCGGGCCTTCCCCGAGGAGAACCTGGTGGCGCTCGCGCAGGCCATCACCGAGAACCCGCCGCCGCCGGTGTCGGTGCTGCGACCCGACATCGATCCGCAGCTGTCCGCGTTCGTGGACCGTGCCATGGCCCGCGAGGAGTCGCTGCGGTTCCAGGACGCCGAGATCATGCGCGCGGAACTCAACAACGTCGACGGCGAGCCGATCACCGGTCCGATCCCGATCGTGCGCCCGGCGCCCGTCATGACGCCGGTGTCGCCGATGGCCGTGCCGATGCCGATGTCCGGTCCGCCGCAGCGCACCCGGCGCTCCGGGCGGTCGGTGCTGCTGCTGGCGTTCGTGGTGTCGTTCCTGGTGGCCCTGATCGTGGGGGCGGCCGCATTCGTCCTCGGCGCGGTGACTCAGCGTTCGGAGGACGGCGCGATGGCACTCACGACCTCACACGTTGTGCCGTCAATTCCACTGCCGTAG
- a CDS encoding bifunctional DNA primase/polymerase, with the protein MAVVFPDVTDLDVLDAACAYARSGIPIAPFDPAKGKGKSCWNLVGYRDITTDVAQLARWRAQFGPFEALATSPGAFGCIVIDVDRPHATPQHLRALLASGVYVNTRPDESPNRGHYWFVLPRGLQLGNPTLPFGEVRGLGGGIVLPPYGNRRVVRAGKVPAASAELIEYLGTHVVQAGAGRLRTNVGDVSVDQFCRTYRGNARPHKLDALLSMHAALLRRGRSPHDAMREALKVGMQEARIGYVPATAVIVVLRDLWDRDRKEFTRLVQWAIAAAESGDIEKLQLKSDRCPGTDSRMYRLPAPVPGSSVEF; encoded by the coding sequence GTGGCTGTGGTGTTCCCTGACGTCACGGACCTGGACGTGCTCGACGCCGCCTGTGCATATGCCAGATCCGGCATTCCGATTGCCCCGTTCGACCCGGCAAAGGGCAAAGGCAAGTCCTGCTGGAACCTGGTCGGCTACCGGGACATCACCACCGACGTCGCGCAGCTGGCGCGCTGGCGCGCCCAGTTTGGCCCCTTCGAGGCTTTGGCCACGTCCCCAGGAGCGTTCGGCTGCATCGTCATCGACGTAGACCGCCCGCACGCTACTCCCCAACACTTGCGTGCGCTCCTGGCCTCCGGCGTGTACGTCAACACCCGACCAGACGAGAGCCCGAACCGCGGTCACTATTGGTTCGTCCTGCCGCGTGGCCTGCAGCTGGGCAATCCGACACTGCCGTTCGGTGAGGTACGCGGGCTGGGTGGCGGTATCGTGCTGCCTCCGTATGGCAACCGCCGCGTGGTGCGGGCGGGAAAAGTGCCGGCTGCATCCGCTGAGCTGATCGAGTACCTAGGAACACATGTAGTTCAGGCAGGGGCCGGGAGGTTGCGCACAAATGTCGGTGACGTGAGTGTGGACCAGTTCTGCCGCACGTATCGAGGTAATGCCCGACCACACAAGCTGGACGCGCTGCTGTCCATGCATGCGGCTCTTCTGCGGCGGGGCCGCAGTCCACACGACGCCATGCGGGAAGCTCTGAAGGTAGGCATGCAGGAGGCCCGCATCGGGTATGTGCCCGCTACAGCCGTGATCGTGGTGCTGCGCGATCTGTGGGACCGGGACCGCAAGGAGTTCACCCGCTTGGTGCAGTGGGCAATTGCAGCAGCCGAATCCGGCGACATTGAAAAGCTGCAGTTAAAGAGCGACCGGTGTCCCGGCACCGACTCCAGGATGTACCGCCTCCCGGCACCAGTTCCTGGCAGCTCCGTCGAGTTCTAG
- a CDS encoding DNA-methyltransferase, whose product MDLIYADPPFNSNRDYATFADTWRWDPAAYTDTVAAAAHRPAQVLEVMYTLLGPGPQLAYLVHLVPRLVELHRVLARTGSLYLHCDPTMSHYAKVALDTLFAEDAGGFLNEIVWSYRTGGAGKRWFGRKHDVLLLYVKDVAAHTFNAGKEKSYLTHRYGFKNVEIHREPAPDSRYYTMVGLRDVWSIDALRGNQAEALGYPTQKPLALLRRIVTVSSNPGDLVLDPYCGSGTTLVAARELGRSWLGIDISATAVELTAQRVRS is encoded by the coding sequence GTGGACCTGATCTACGCCGACCCACCGTTCAACTCCAACCGGGACTACGCGACCTTCGCCGACACCTGGCGCTGGGACCCGGCGGCGTATACCGACACCGTCGCCGCTGCCGCCCACCGCCCCGCCCAGGTGCTCGAGGTGATGTACACGCTCTTGGGACCGGGCCCACAGCTGGCCTACCTGGTGCACCTGGTCCCCCGCCTGGTGGAACTGCACCGGGTGCTGGCGCGCACGGGATCGCTGTATCTGCACTGCGATCCGACCATGAGCCACTACGCCAAGGTGGCCCTCGATACGCTCTTCGCCGAGGACGCCGGTGGCTTCCTCAACGAGATCGTGTGGAGTTACCGCACCGGCGGTGCCGGTAAAAGGTGGTTCGGCCGCAAACACGACGTGTTGCTGCTCTACGTCAAAGATGTTGCCGCACATACCTTCAACGCAGGCAAAGAGAAGTCCTACCTGACCCACCGCTATGGGTTCAAGAACGTCGAGATCCACCGGGAGCCGGCACCGGACTCGCGCTACTACACCATGGTGGGCCTGCGCGATGTCTGGTCCATCGATGCGCTGCGCGGCAATCAGGCCGAGGCTCTGGGTTATCCGACGCAGAAACCGCTGGCCCTGCTGCGCCGCATCGTCACCGTGTCGAGCAACCCCGGCGATCTGGTCCTGGACCCCTACTGCGGCAGCGGCACCACCCTGGTGGCCGCCCGGGAGCTGGGGCGGTCGTGGCTGGGGATCGACATCTCCGCTACGGCAGTGGAATTGACGGCACAACGTGTGAGGTCGTGA
- a CDS encoding alpha/beta hydrolase: MTRMSRWSGVRALSVMAGAWAVVLPMAGAGPAGAAPQTALQWGSCEQWFDTAEVPTAECTTVAVPVDYANAQGPQANLAVLRIPASGDRIGTLISNPGGPGISAVDVMTRFGPILAETAMGERFDLVAIDPRGVGFSTPELRCETDAERDEDRRDPNVDFSPAGVAAMEQESREDAQRCLDRMGAPFLANMTTEITARDMDAVRAALGEEQINFLGYSYGTRLGTSYADQFPDRVRAMMLDGVVDQSETSTQEILTSAAGFQQAFDAYAADCTLDADCPLGTDPADTIARFHELVDPLVAHPAPTADPRGLSYQDALTATDSAMYSDEDWPALTEGLAALRDGTEADALLELADSYYDRTPDGRYPNVEDVLQAVHCVDETYSPDPAVWVEADRQRRELAPYESYGPFTGFAPRPQCVFWPVPSAGDAKPATSPGPGKVVVVSTTGDPATPYQSGVDVAAALGAPLITYEGEQHTVAFTGVECIDQPLIDFFVDRVQPPADLRC; the protein is encoded by the coding sequence ATGACCCGCATGTCGCGCTGGTCGGGGGTTCGGGCACTGTCGGTGATGGCGGGGGCGTGGGCGGTGGTGTTGCCCATGGCGGGGGCCGGTCCCGCCGGTGCTGCGCCGCAGACGGCACTGCAGTGGGGCTCCTGCGAGCAGTGGTTTGACACCGCGGAGGTGCCCACCGCCGAGTGCACCACGGTGGCGGTGCCGGTCGATTATGCGAACGCGCAAGGCCCTCAGGCGAATCTGGCGGTCCTGCGGATCCCGGCCTCCGGTGACCGGATCGGCACCCTGATCTCGAACCCGGGCGGCCCCGGGATCTCGGCGGTGGACGTGATGACCCGGTTCGGGCCCATCCTGGCCGAGACCGCGATGGGCGAGCGCTTCGACCTGGTGGCCATCGACCCTCGGGGCGTCGGGTTCTCCACCCCGGAACTGCGGTGTGAGACCGACGCGGAGCGCGACGAGGACCGGCGTGACCCGAACGTTGACTTCAGCCCCGCCGGCGTGGCCGCCATGGAGCAGGAGAGCCGCGAGGACGCCCAGCGCTGTCTGGATCGCATGGGCGCGCCGTTCCTGGCGAACATGACCACCGAGATCACCGCGCGGGATATGGACGCTGTGCGAGCGGCCCTGGGCGAGGAGCAGATCAACTTCCTCGGCTACTCCTACGGCACCCGGCTGGGCACGTCCTACGCCGACCAGTTCCCGGACCGGGTGCGCGCGATGATGCTCGACGGCGTCGTTGACCAGAGCGAGACCTCCACCCAGGAGATACTGACCTCCGCAGCCGGATTCCAGCAGGCCTTCGACGCCTACGCCGCCGACTGCACTCTGGACGCAGACTGTCCGCTGGGAACCGACCCCGCGGACACCATCGCACGCTTCCACGAGTTGGTGGATCCGCTGGTCGCCCACCCCGCGCCGACCGCCGACCCGCGTGGGCTCAGTTACCAGGACGCGCTGACGGCGACCGACTCGGCGATGTACAGCGACGAAGACTGGCCGGCGCTGACCGAGGGGCTGGCGGCCCTGCGGGACGGGACGGAGGCCGACGCGCTGCTCGAGCTCGCCGACAGTTACTACGACCGCACACCGGACGGGCGCTACCCGAATGTGGAGGACGTGTTGCAGGCGGTGCACTGCGTCGACGAGACCTATTCGCCGGACCCCGCGGTGTGGGTGGAGGCCGATCGACAGCGGCGCGAGCTCGCACCGTACGAGAGCTACGGGCCCTTCACCGGATTCGCGCCGCGGCCGCAGTGTGTGTTCTGGCCGGTGCCCTCGGCCGGTGATGCCAAGCCGGCGACCTCGCCCGGCCCGGGCAAGGTGGTGGTGGTGTCCACCACCGGCGATCCCGCCACGCCGTACCAGAGCGGGGTGGACGTGGCCGCCGCACTCGGCGCGCCGCTGATCACCTACGAAGGCGAGCAGCACACCGTGGCGTTCACCGGCGTGGAATGCATCGACCAACCGTTGATCGACTTCTTCGTCGACCGGGTGCAGCCGCCGGCCGATCTGCGCTGCTGA
- a CDS encoding DNA primase family protein: MTTNDGNGVYLPPQGTIVDSPSRPSALADWLLDFWAKQDRPVIVRMRELYQYNGKFWEHCAEDDVYRELYAVLDRCQFNKMVQGAPTPTDWDPDEPKLKKLLHALKNKASNYTGLQENTWFDGREQLVLPCRNGLVCWPDRQMLNHTSDYFCTYVLPADYDPQARSPQTDQFIRHLASDDPESMRLLYQWMAYCVTGSKRYQKGLILKGLSGSGKGVFGRLMNLIMTDDNYAGHKVADFKRNGFPKEPLFGKSVVTFSDNRADFRDGEFLDLLLEVIGNDPTSIRLPYARRSLHLYLPCRFMIFTNLMPSVQDNSGAFIRRFVVIDCKTKPSGEIPDYEKALFAELPGIINRMLQGLDNLVKQGGFKQPEQHAWILKAMRETSSVESQFVTEKCDTGPTETVREVREVLYAEYQVYCSEANEKPLSKTRFGEELVGMGGIELHRRGSRADKNKEVYYLEGIKLKTTRIGLKAVNQ, encoded by the coding sequence GTGACCACCAACGACGGCAACGGCGTCTACCTGCCGCCACAAGGCACGATTGTCGACTCCCCGAGCAGACCCTCCGCATTGGCCGATTGGTTGCTCGATTTTTGGGCGAAACAAGACCGACCCGTGATTGTCCGCATGCGAGAGCTTTATCAGTACAACGGCAAGTTTTGGGAACACTGCGCCGAGGATGACGTGTACCGCGAGCTGTATGCCGTTCTCGACCGCTGTCAGTTCAACAAGATGGTCCAAGGTGCCCCCACACCCACCGATTGGGACCCCGACGAACCGAAGCTGAAAAAGCTTCTCCATGCCTTGAAGAACAAAGCTTCCAATTACACTGGTCTGCAGGAGAACACGTGGTTCGACGGGCGGGAACAGTTGGTTCTGCCGTGCCGCAACGGTCTGGTGTGTTGGCCTGACCGCCAGATGCTGAACCACACATCAGACTACTTCTGCACCTACGTTTTGCCGGCCGACTACGATCCACAAGCCAGATCGCCTCAGACGGACCAGTTCATCAGACACCTCGCCTCTGATGATCCGGAAAGCATGCGCCTGCTCTACCAGTGGATGGCCTACTGCGTAACCGGGTCCAAGAGGTATCAGAAGGGCCTGATTCTCAAAGGGCTGTCCGGTTCCGGCAAGGGCGTGTTCGGTCGCCTCATGAATCTGATCATGACCGACGACAACTACGCCGGACACAAGGTGGCGGACTTCAAACGCAATGGGTTCCCGAAAGAGCCGCTCTTCGGCAAAAGCGTGGTGACATTCTCCGACAACCGCGCCGACTTCAGAGACGGCGAATTTCTGGATCTGCTGCTGGAGGTCATCGGCAACGACCCAACATCCATCCGCCTGCCCTACGCCAGGCGCTCACTACACCTGTACTTGCCCTGCCGCTTCATGATCTTCACCAACCTCATGCCAAGCGTTCAGGACAACTCTGGTGCCTTCATCCGACGATTCGTTGTCATTGACTGCAAGACCAAGCCCAGCGGCGAGATACCCGATTACGAAAAGGCATTGTTCGCGGAGCTGCCGGGAATCATCAACCGGATGCTGCAGGGACTGGACAACCTGGTCAAACAAGGTGGGTTCAAGCAGCCAGAACAACACGCCTGGATCCTCAAAGCTATGAGGGAGACATCAAGTGTGGAAAGCCAGTTCGTCACCGAGAAATGTGACACCGGGCCGACTGAGACGGTCAGGGAAGTCCGAGAGGTGCTGTACGCCGAGTACCAGGTTTACTGCAGCGAGGCGAACGAAAAGCCACTGTCGAAGACCCGGTTCGGCGAAGAACTTGTCGGAATGGGCGGAATTGAGTTGCACCGCAGAGGCTCCCGTGCCGACAAGAACAAGGAGGTCTACTACCTGGAAGGCATCAAGCTGAAGACAACCAGGATCGGCCTCAAGGCGGTCAACCAGTGA